GATGGCCGCCGGCTGGGCGCTAGTCCCCAACGGACCTGGTGGCTGGCCTTGGCATTTCTGCTTATCGCTCTCAGAGGGGGCTGATGTGGGTGATGGCCGAAATATGGGGATGTTGGACACCAATAATAAAATCATCCAGCTTGTCTATTCTGTCATTTGTTAATCTAATCATGCCCCAGGGCAAGGCACCTGTGCAGAACACTCAATCACCTCCAGCacttatgtatatgtgtgtagaTTGCCCAACCACTGACGTACAcgaacagatacagatacagtaaTCGAATTGCCGAATGACTAGAGGGTGACACAATAACCATTTATAATCACCCACAAGGACTGGGAGTGGTGCACCGTGCTTTATACAAACACACTTGACCTCATAAACACCGAAGATCAACGACCGAGCGATTGTCCATTAGACGATAGACCTCTAAGACCTATCGGAAGCTATCAAGGTAGACATCGTTTTGAGATATTGACAATCGCGGCTTTGGATATACATGTCTATAATATTCTTTCCGGATAAGGGCATTCAGTTTTTATGTTATCTAATGATATGCCAAATCAAACAATAATTATCTCATAATATACAGCCAGTACCAAACTCTTTCTGGTTTGCCGAATACCGCCGTTTCCTTTACTGTCACGTCGCCCCGAACCTCTCCTCAATATCTTTAGTAtatatttgttgttattgATTTTCTGAATATAgtaaattgtttatttgccCAGTTACGTAAAggttaataatttattttgccTACACGAGTACATGGCACACAATTAAATGTGGaggttttaattgaaaaaatggACAACACTTTTGATAAACTTAGAGAGGTAACCACTTCCTGAAAACTTTACCTGCAGAAAATGAGTTTTTTGGTTGGAATTTATAAATCGGAACGGATTTGAGACGCTTTACTAAGAATTGCATTGTAATTTTCCCACTTTGAAGAGTGTCATAAATCTGGGGTATGCCCAAAGATTGCGCTACGGGAAATCCAAAGTACCGGTAGCACTCCAAACAGCACTGGCGGACGGAGGAGGGAGTTTTGCCAGTCAGTTCTGGCACGGATGGGAATGGAATGTCTTTGGACTTGAACGATGACTACTGAATGTGCTCCGCTCCGTTCTGGACTGGCCCCGCCGAAGGGTTGATTAGATTATGATGCTCATgcagtagtagtagtagtaccAGATTTATTTGGTGCAGATATCATTTGGCCTATCGATGGTCTATCATCGTGTCGATCGGCACCAATCCGATCCGCTGTTTCTGTTCGGGTTCGGCTGCGTTTCCGCcctggcccaggcccaggcccattCATTAGTTTGGATTGCCACGTCGGGCAGCTAACATCGCAAAAATGGTTCAGAGATCGGGACAGCTCTGGGCGACATTGGCAATTATCTGCCTTTTGCCCTGGGCCCTGAATGGTTCGCTCAATCGACACACCTCCCGCACTCCACACTAACATGAAACTATCCGATATCCTCCAGGTGCCTCGGTGCCAGCTGCTTTCGAGGAAAGAGCGATTCGTCCTCGCTTCGATGTGGATCCGGGTAGGATTATCAATGGAACTTTGGCCACAATGGAGGCCACCAGGCATCAGGTGGGCATCAGGAGGGCCCTCAACGATGGCTACTACTTTGGCACGGGTCACATCTGTGGGGGATCCTTGATACGCAGCAACTGGGTGCTCACAGCAGCCCATTGCTTTGTGGAGTGAGTGACTTCTtaccccccttcccccacccCACGCCAATCGGCGACCCTAAACGACgtgtcttgttttttttttttgtgcagtCAGTATATCTACGACGGCACATTCTTGGCCAAGGAGGAGCTCATCGTGGTCATGGGCAACGTGGACCGCTTCAACCGCACCAACTCGCTGACCTTCGAGATTGATCTGCTCATCCTGCAGGTGGACAAGTTCGATCTCAGCACCTACGACAAGGACATTGCCCTGCTGCGGCTGAACGCCTCCGTGCCGAGCAATCATCCCACCATTCGGCCCATCGATCTCGCATCCATCGCAGTGCCAGCGGACACCGTCTGCCAGGTGACGGGCTGGGGCACCACGGAGGCGGGCTACAGCTCCGACTACCTCATGACCGTCGACGTGCCCATGATCAGTGAGGAGGTGTGCATCAACGACAGCGAACTCGGCGAACTTATCAAGCCCGGCATGGTGTGTGCCGGCTACCTGGCGGAGGGGGAGCGTGACGCCTGCAGTGGCGATTCCGGGGGTCCCCTGGTCTGCCGCAGCCAGCTGGCCGGCATCGTATCCTGGGGCATGGGCTGCGCCCAGCCAAATCTACCGGGCGTTTACACGGAGGTCTCCTACTACTACGACTGGATCCTGGAGCAGATCGATGGGGATGTGGGTAGTGGCGATGGAAGTGGTGGTGATGGAAGCGGTGAAGAACCTGGTGATGGAAGTGGCGATGGAAGCGGTGACGGAAGTGGTGAAGGAAGTGGTGATGACaatgcagatggagatggcgatggtgCCATGGCGGCCCTTGCAGGAGCCCTTAGCATCCTGCTGCCAGGCCTGCTCTGCCTCAAATTGCTCTTAAGCCACCTCTAATCTATATTCCCTCTCCTAGTAGCAAATAAAACTGTATTAActaatttatatgtatatcgaaCAGAGAACAGACAAAGAAGCCCTGTAGCTCCCCTTTGGAGGAACGATCTGGCTTCTTGAGATAGTCTCAGAGTCCATTTGTTCGGTTTCCTATTAGCGGAAAGCTGTATTCGTGTAGTGGATGGCTTTTCATCTGTCATCCGTCATTTGCTTTGGAATTTCACTCAATTCAATAGCCTACACTGTTGTAGAATATAAATATTCCCCCCATGAAACTCTCGCTGTTGCTCTGGCTAGCGCTGGTCCGAATAGTGTGGAACCAAACGAGAATTGGGCTTGAGGAGGAAGAACCAATTCAAAAAGGCAGAACAGCGACCGCCAACGAGACCACCAACACGACCGCCAACGCCGCCGTATCGATCGGGCACCTGGCGTCGTTGCGAATGCTGAAGATGGAGCGCATCCAATTTGGGGCAGGACATATCTGTGCTGGGTCCCTGATCCGCGTCAATGCAGTGCTGACCGCTGCCCAGTGCTTTGTGAAGTAAGTGATTGTTGGACCTGGAGGGCTGGAGAGCCTCTTTACATATATCTGTTGTTCCAGCATGGAGCTCGATGATGGTAGCTTCCTGCCCATTTCCGACTTTATAGTGGTGCTGGGAACACCCAACCGGTTCCAGGGGAGCTTCAGCACCATGATCTTCAGGCTGAAATATCGCGTCTTAATGCAGGACGTGTTCGATGTGAAAATGTTCGAAATGGACGTGGCCGTTATCATCCTCTCATCATCTGTGCCCGAGCAGCATGCTGTGGTGAAACCCATCAAGATCACCGATCAAACCTTTAGACGTACCACCGAGTGCCAAATGTCCGGCTGGGGCCGCGATCCACACGGCTATAGCTCTGAGTCAATAGTGTCCGTTGCCGTCACAGTCATTGGCCCCCGCATATGCCGCCTCAAGCAGGTGACGCAGGAGTTCTTCGTGTCACCGGGAATGCTCTGTGCCAAACACCTGAACAAGCTTAAACGCAGCTTCTGCACCGGGGACGTAGGCGGTTCGCTGGTGTGCCAGGGGGAGCTGGCCGGCATCATTTCATGGGGCGTCAAGTGCTCAGATCCCTACCATCCCGGCATCTACACCGATGTGCTATACTATACCCAATGGATAAATGAGAGCCTGGCCAATCCCACCCAACAGGACGAATACTTCGCGCAGATCGGTAAACCACAGGCCAGTGCGGCAACGGGCATGAGACCGAGAACCTGCCTCATTCGTTCCATGCGTTTCTTTGTTCAATCAATATACGATCGAAAAATAGTGAACATTCTcggatatattttatataggACCTGACGGAAACAGCAATATTTCGTCAAAAAACGaatcttaattgcaaaagaaaaaaattgatGACTTACTGATGCATTAATACTTTATTTACACTATTGTCAGAGCAATTTAGTTTCTGCCctctttttaattaatttttttttgtttttgtttaccCAACCTTAACTTTTGATTCGGTTATTGGAGTGCCTCCATCTATGGGAGAGTGGCGGAAGCACCGGCTTTAAGTCGAACGCGTCCGCTATGTGTCGCCGCAGAGAGATCGGCATCGAACAGCATCGATTTCACGAGCGATCAGGTGTCGCGATTTATCGAAGCACTGCCATCTCAATTGGACTTGTGGCGCAGATTTTCAAACGTATTCATAATAGTGTAAATGCCCTAGAAGATTCTTCCATTGTAAATTGTTTGAGAAAAAAACATCGATGATTCAcattcaaacaatttatatttggcGCTCAAGTTTGGTGGGacttttttgggattttctcTGGGATTTTTCCTCGCCACAATGTCCTTTTTCCCCTCAACAATGTCCCTTACATTTCATCCTCACTTACGTTTTCTTACGTGTTATGCTGCTGGCaacattcaatttgtatggACCAGACTCATGTGCCGTGAAATCGAGCATCATTGTTCCTCAACATGGCGCGGATTCAGCAACATTTTGAATACCCTGGAAATGGATGATCTAGAGTGGAGGAAATGTTTGTTATCTAATGCACCAATATAGGCAAAAActagtcagtctctgttttaaaggtATTTCAACGACATTTTGAAGGTAGTGTTCTTCTTACAGAAACCAAGAATGGGTAtcgggatcgagatatatTTACAATACCCTAATCATATGCACTGATATGTCTAAAACATAACAATTTgagataatttgtttattaattacgttttaaaacagCTGGGAAAAACAGTTtcttcatatatgtatattaacgaaatagggtatacctGTGCACAAACTACGGTTGACGTGACATTTCATACTCACTTACGTTGCCACTGCttttttgttgaccttttttgcCTAAACCTTGTTTTATACACTATACAATAAAAGAGTgtacttaaaagtagtcaATCAGGTAGacaatttattcattaatggtctaaaattatgtgggcagagctaaTGATTTTAGTTaggcagcattattcaacggaataaagaaattgaacgat
The sequence above is a segment of the Drosophila pseudoobscura strain MV-25-SWS-2005 chromosome X, UCI_Dpse_MV25, whole genome shotgun sequence genome. Coding sequences within it:
- the LOC4815031 gene encoding trypsin-1-like; the encoded protein is MVQRSGQLWATLAIICLLPWALNGASVPAAFEERAIRPRFDVDPGRIINGTLATMEATRHQVGIRRALNDGYYFGTGHICGGSLIRSNWVLTAAHCFVDQYIYDGTFLAKEELIVVMGNVDRFNRTNSLTFEIDLLILQVDKFDLSTYDKDIALLRLNASVPSNHPTIRPIDLASIAVPADTVCQVTGWGTTEAGYSSDYLMTVDVPMISEEVCINDSELGELIKPGMVCAGYLAEGERDACSGDSGGPLVCRSQLAGIVSWGMGCAQPNLPGVYTEVSYYYDWILEQIDGDVGSGDGSGGDGSGEEPGDGSGDGSGDGSGEGSGDDNADGDGDGAMAALAGALSILLPGLLCLKLLLSHL
- the LOC6901465 gene encoding trypsin eta-like gives rise to the protein MKLSLLLWLALVRIVWNQTRIGLEEEEPIQKGRTATANETTNTTANAAVSIGHLASLRMLKMERIQFGAGHICAGSLIRVNAVLTAAQCFVNMELDDGSFLPISDFIVVLGTPNRFQGSFSTMIFRLKYRVLMQDVFDVKMFEMDVAVIILSSSVPEQHAVVKPIKITDQTFRRTTECQMSGWGRDPHGYSSESIVSVAVTVIGPRICRLKQVTQEFFVSPGMLCAKHLNKLKRSFCTGDVGGSLVCQGELAGIISWGVKCSDPYHPGIYTDVLYYTQWINESLANPTQQDEYFAQIGKPQASAATGMRPRTCLIRSMRFFVQSIYDRKIVNILGYILYRT